The DNA sequence CTGTGAGTGTTGTATATCCAAATGTGCCACGCCTAGCATGCATTTGGAACTTGTGGAAGAATGTTTGTACAAACTTCAGGAAGAGTAAAGATAGACTTAGCGATATTTACTATGCTATGGCCAAGACTTACCACAAAGATGAGTTTGATTTTCTTTGGAATCAAGTTGGGAAGATTGATAAGAGGGTAAAGTCTTATCTTGAGGATTCTGGATTTGAAAAGTGGGCACGCGTGTATGCACCAGTTAATCGTGGTAGAATGATGACTTCAGATATAGCGGACtgcataaatgataaattaaagcTAGCACGTGATTTGCGGATAATAGAATGTTTGGAGCAGGCTAGGAAATTGTTTGGAAAGTGGAATTACAAGAATAGAGAAAGAGCATTATATGCAAACACATCACTTGGTAGTAGATTTGAAGGAATTCTTCAgctaaatacttcaaaatctacaAGGCTTGAGGTTagttttgatgttttgttttgttttacatattataGGATGGTTGATTCATAATGCAGGATACTAGTTGTTTTAAAAATGttgttttgaaaaatgttacagtaacttaatcaatatttttattgaatttaaacaaaatattCTAAAAAGGAACAATATGGATCTATGTGTAAACATATTATGACTAATCTTGTAGTTTAGTGCGTCATCAATATATGTATATTCTGTTTATAATGAAGGGAGGAAGTACAGAGTATGTCTTGATAGGAGGACTTGCTCTTATGGTAGATTCCAATTGGACAAGATAACATGTGAACACGCGATTGCTGTACTAAAAAGCAAGCATGTAGTTGATATGAAGCCTTATTGTTCAGAGTTTTATTATTCTGAAACATTAAGGAAGACATATGAAGAATCTATATTTCCAATGCCCGATAATAAGGACTAGATTGTGCCACAAGAAGTTATGGACGAAGTTGTGTTACCATCAAAATAAAAACGTCAACCCGGAAGGCCAAAGAAAAACAGgcacaagaaatcaagtgaaactaTGACATCGAGTAGTAATTATTGCAGGAGATGTGGTTATACAGGTCACAACAGGTGTACTTGTAACTTCTTTCCAAAGGAGGATAGACCATGCAGTTGACTGATTATTAATGTGGAATAATTTGTTATCTTCTAGttgaatttctttcctttttaatgtGAAGTTttaattgatgacatttttgttttttaagaatattaagaaaaatagtttCTGTAATAAATAGTTGTTTTTGCTCCTTGTTAATTATTTACCCTTATTTTTTGGAGATTGAAATTATCGTGAAACATCATTTAGAAATTAAGATAATGTTGAACTGATAATGTTATTGTAGTTGTTATATTGTAGTAAAAGATTGTAAagatttatacttttatatgATGTATCTTTCATAAATTTGTAGATACAAGTTTGCACAATTTGTaataattgtaaaatataattgtatcatgtAGGACTATAGGTTTTGATATAATGTGTTAGTCAGGTTGAAGGCAAACATGTATTCTGAGTAAATAAAAATGGCTATATAAACATAATAATGTAATGTTTTGTTATTTACATTTATatagtaaaatatgtatttttttactagatacatataatttaataagatgtttctcaattaattttatagatacAAGATTAAATTTTCACTTCTATAGTATAATGTCATTAGTTTTTTGATATAGTacccttaagttgtgctataaTTTGTTATGCATTTTAGAGACAACAGGTATTAGTTGGAACAAAAAACTGTTGTAGATACTAAATAATGTAATATTGTGAAGGTTAATACCattatattctaatttatgtTTCATTATATTAGATACATATGATTgtaaaatgttataaaatatttttctaatactgTGTCTTTAGAAAGTGCTAGAACAACGTAGTtcgatacataaatatatatatatatatatatatatatatatatatatatatgaaatgctTTAGCATTGCATTATAATGGAtaacaaaataaaactatttaatcattaaaaaaacataatgtaTCAGTACCTAACATTACCAACATCATCAAAAAATCATTAATGTTTCTGTCAACTTCCTAGTTTTG is a window from the Capsicum annuum cultivar UCD-10X-F1 unplaced genomic scaffold, UCD10Xv1.1 ctg83390, whole genome shotgun sequence genome containing:
- the LOC124895680 gene encoding uncharacterized protein LOC124895680; translated protein: MARYVYMLNSVYPASHIRMHKSEDNKFMYLFIALQPLKSGFEYCRPVVVVDGADLSGAYKGTFISASTLDGAGHILPIAYGVVDSENDNSWTWFFENFRIAFGKRDSICVVSDHHESIIKAVSVVYPNVPRLACIWNLWKNVCTNFRKSKDRLSDIYYAMAKTYHKDEFDFLWNQVGKIDKRVKSYLEDSGFEKWARVYAPVNRGRMMTSDIADCINDKLKLARDLRIIECLEQARKLFGKWNYKNRERALYANTSLGSRFEGILQLNTSKSTRLEFSASSIYVYSVYNEGRKYRVCLDRRTCSYGRFQLDKITCEHAIAVLKSKHVVDMKPYCSEFYYSETLRKTYEESIFPMPDNKD